A genomic window from Salvia hispanica cultivar TCC Black 2014 chromosome 5, UniMelb_Shisp_WGS_1.0, whole genome shotgun sequence includes:
- the LOC125190033 gene encoding uncharacterized protein LOC125190033, with the protein MSRVAAAESAKRQPLLTATASPSQCGRRGSRVGETAGECAAVCCCCPCAMVHLLILAVFRLPRGLWRKKKRKMLLRKKKRRNSLEAAADERRRSDSIGGGEAEEEEEDRGNENDVVDWDNEVWDRFYGAGFWRSASQRRDE; encoded by the coding sequence ATGTCGAGAGTCGCGGCGGCGGAATCGGCGAAGCGGCAGCCGCTGCTGACGGCGACGGCGTCGCCGAGCCAGTGCGGAAGGAGGGGGAGCAGGGTGGGGGAGACGGCGGGGGAGTGCGCGGCGGTGTGCTGCTGCTGCCCCTGCGCAATGGTGCACCTCCTGATCCTCGCCGTGTTCCGCCTCCCGAGGGGGCTGTGGCGGAAGAAGAAGCGGAAGATGCTgctgaggaagaagaagcgGCGGAATTCGctggaggcggcggcggacgAGCGGCGGAGATCGGATTCGATCGGCGGCGGCGAggcggaggaagaggaggaggatcGGGGGAATGAAAACGACGTCGTTGACTGGGATAATGAGGTGTGGGACCGGTTCTACGGCGCTGGGTTTTGGAGGAGCGCGTCGCAGAGACGCGACGAATGA